In Stigmatella aurantiaca, one DNA window encodes the following:
- a CDS encoding glutathione S-transferase family protein, with protein MITISAFQWVPPFAQGVVRDLRVRWALEEAGLPYQVRLIDPQVQASSEYRALQPFGQVPIYQEGNLTLFESGAIVHHIASRSEVLLPTDEEGKARATMWMFAALNSIEIYFQNLAEIDFFYPGQEWGKQHRPDVVKMIQTRLGELATCLGSREYLEDRFTAGDLLMSTVLRILRHTDLLDGYPTLKAYKARCEARPAFQRALASQMEPFQQRQA; from the coding sequence ATGATCACCATCAGTGCGTTTCAGTGGGTACCGCCGTTCGCGCAGGGCGTGGTTCGAGACCTCCGGGTGCGCTGGGCGCTGGAGGAGGCCGGGCTGCCGTACCAGGTCCGGCTGATCGACCCCCAGGTCCAGGCCTCCAGCGAGTACCGCGCGCTCCAGCCGTTCGGCCAGGTGCCGATCTACCAGGAGGGAAACCTCACCCTGTTCGAGTCGGGGGCGATCGTGCACCACATCGCCTCCCGCAGCGAGGTGCTGCTGCCCACCGATGAGGAGGGCAAGGCGCGCGCCACCATGTGGATGTTCGCGGCGCTCAACTCGATCGAGATCTACTTCCAGAACCTGGCCGAGATCGACTTCTTCTACCCCGGCCAGGAGTGGGGCAAGCAGCACCGGCCGGACGTGGTGAAGATGATTCAGACCCGGCTGGGGGAGCTGGCCACCTGTCTGGGCAGCCGCGAGTACCTGGAGGACCGCTTCACCGCAGGCGATCTCCTGATGTCGACGGTGCTGCGCATCCTGCGCCACACGGACCTGCTCGACGGCTACCCCACGCTGAAGGCGTACAAGGCGCGCTGTGAGGCGCGGCCCGCGTTCCAGCGGGCGCTCGCGAGCCAGATGGAGCCCTTCCAGCAGCGGCAGGCCTGA
- a CDS encoding acyclic terpene utilization AtuA family protein produces the protein MSTSPLRVGNASGFYGDRFSAFREMLEGGPLDVLTGDYLAELTMLILGRDRMKDPDGGFAKTFLRQMEQCLGLAAEKRVKIVTNAGGLNPAGLAAALRALAGRLGVKVQIAHVEGDDLLGRTEALGLGTPITANAYLGAWGIAACLRAGADIVVTGRVTDASLVVGPAAAHFGWKPEDWDALAGALVAGHVLECGAQATGGNFSFFTELDVRRPGFPIAEIDASGACVITKHEGTGGSVTVDTVLAQMLYEITGARYAGPDVTARFDTVALSQEGRDRVRISGARGEPPPPTVKVCLNHLGGHRNEMTFVLVGLDIEQKAQLVREQLEASWGKRPREVHWTLVRTDREDAPTEEQAAAFLRVVVKDPDAKVVGRAFSGAAIELALGSYPGFTLTTPPGDGAPYGVYTPAYIDAGQAEHIAVLPSGERSRIPPSKETRVLAPVEPPALPAPWPPGPSRRVPLGRIAAARSGDKGGTANIGLWVRTDEAWRWLAHALTVEALRELLPEAKALPIERHVFPQLRGLNFVIEGLLGEGVSSSTRFDPQGKALGEWLRSRHVEVPEALLQGTAPG, from the coding sequence GTGAGCACCTCCCCCCTTCGTGTCGGCAATGCCTCGGGCTTCTATGGCGATCGCTTCTCGGCCTTCCGCGAGATGCTGGAAGGGGGGCCGCTCGATGTCCTCACCGGGGACTACCTCGCCGAGCTGACGATGCTCATCCTCGGCCGGGACCGGATGAAGGATCCGGACGGCGGGTTCGCCAAGACGTTCCTCCGGCAGATGGAGCAGTGCCTGGGGCTCGCCGCCGAGAAGCGGGTGAAGATCGTCACCAACGCGGGAGGCTTGAACCCCGCGGGCCTCGCCGCCGCGCTCCGGGCCCTGGCCGGGCGCCTGGGCGTGAAGGTCCAGATCGCCCACGTCGAGGGGGATGACCTCCTGGGGCGCACCGAGGCCCTGGGGCTGGGCACGCCCATCACGGCCAATGCCTACCTGGGCGCGTGGGGAATCGCCGCGTGCCTGCGCGCGGGCGCGGACATCGTCGTCACCGGGCGGGTGACGGATGCCTCGCTCGTGGTGGGCCCGGCCGCCGCGCACTTTGGCTGGAAGCCCGAGGATTGGGACGCGCTCGCCGGGGCGCTGGTGGCGGGCCACGTGCTGGAGTGCGGCGCGCAGGCCACCGGGGGCAACTTCTCCTTCTTCACGGAGCTGGATGTCCGCCGTCCCGGCTTTCCGATCGCGGAGATCGACGCCTCCGGCGCGTGCGTCATCACCAAGCACGAGGGCACCGGGGGCTCGGTGACGGTGGACACGGTGCTCGCGCAGATGCTCTACGAAATCACGGGGGCCCGGTACGCGGGGCCCGACGTGACGGCGCGCTTCGATACCGTGGCGCTGTCCCAGGAAGGGCGCGACCGGGTCCGGATCTCGGGAGCCCGGGGAGAGCCGCCGCCGCCCACGGTGAAGGTCTGCTTGAACCACCTGGGCGGGCACCGCAACGAGATGACCTTCGTCCTGGTGGGGCTGGACATCGAGCAGAAGGCACAGCTCGTCCGCGAGCAGCTCGAGGCCTCCTGGGGCAAGCGGCCCCGGGAAGTCCACTGGACGCTCGTGCGGACCGACCGGGAGGATGCGCCCACGGAGGAGCAGGCCGCGGCGTTCCTGCGCGTCGTGGTGAAGGACCCTGACGCCAAGGTGGTGGGCCGGGCCTTCAGCGGCGCGGCCATCGAGCTGGCCCTGGGGAGCTACCCCGGCTTCACGCTGACGACGCCGCCCGGGGACGGCGCGCCCTATGGCGTGTACACGCCCGCATATATCGATGCGGGCCAGGCCGAGCACATCGCCGTCCTGCCCAGCGGCGAGCGCTCCCGCATTCCCCCGTCGAAGGAGACGCGCGTCCTTGCGCCCGTGGAGCCTCCCGCGCTTCCCGCGCCCTGGCCCCCGGGGCCCTCGCGCCGCGTGCCGCTGGGGCGCATCGCCGCCGCCCGGAGTGGGGACAAGGGGGGCACGGCGAACATCGGGCTCTGGGTCCGCACGGACGAGGCATGGCGGTGGCTGGCGCACGCGCTCACGGTGGAGGCGCTCCGGGAGCTGCTCCCCGAGGCGAAGGCCCTTCCCATCGAGCGGCATGTCTTCCCCCAGCTGCGGGGGCTGAACTTCGTCATCGAGGGGTTGCTCGGCGAGGGCGTCTCCTCCTCGACGCGGTTCGATCCCCAGGGCAAAGCACTCGGGGAGTGGCTCCGCTCCCGCCATGTCGAGGTACCCGAGGCGCTCTTGCAGGGAACCGCTCCCGGCTGA
- a CDS encoding DMT family transporter, protein MSHPAHSPVATPSLPAVWLTPVELGLLGAIWGASFLFMRIAAKDFGALPLVEIRLALGGLVLLPFLWGARKAFPLKLWPKLALLGAINSALPFALFAWAAQRAPAGIAAITNSTAVLFTAVVAFVFYGERIGPRRVVALAVGFGGVVVLASGKAAGANVGGAVAAGTTAACLYGIGVNMVKRHLSGLPAGAVASATLSCAAVLTLPFAAVAWPTQPIPVVSWLSAAALGVLCSGIAYVLYYRLIQRIGASRAVTVTYLVPLFGVAWAWLLLGEPLTLTLAIAGTLILGSVALSQQRPS, encoded by the coding sequence ATGAGCCATCCCGCACATTCCCCTGTGGCAACGCCCTCCCTGCCGGCCGTGTGGCTCACGCCGGTGGAGCTGGGGTTGCTGGGCGCCATCTGGGGCGCGTCCTTCCTCTTCATGCGCATCGCCGCCAAGGACTTCGGGGCGCTGCCCCTGGTGGAGATCCGGCTGGCGCTGGGAGGGCTCGTGCTGCTGCCGTTTCTCTGGGGCGCGCGCAAGGCGTTCCCGCTCAAGCTGTGGCCGAAGCTGGCGTTGCTCGGCGCCATCAACTCCGCGCTGCCGTTCGCGCTGTTCGCCTGGGCCGCGCAGCGTGCCCCGGCCGGCATCGCCGCCATCACCAACAGCACGGCGGTGTTGTTCACCGCCGTGGTGGCCTTCGTCTTCTACGGCGAGCGCATTGGCCCCCGGCGGGTGGTGGCACTGGCCGTGGGCTTCGGTGGCGTGGTGGTGCTGGCCAGTGGCAAGGCCGCCGGCGCCAACGTCGGTGGCGCGGTGGCGGCGGGAACCACGGCCGCGTGTCTGTACGGCATCGGTGTGAACATGGTGAAGCGCCACCTCTCCGGCTTGCCCGCGGGCGCGGTCGCCTCGGCCACGCTGTCCTGCGCGGCGGTGCTGACGTTGCCCTTCGCGGCCGTGGCGTGGCCCACGCAGCCCATTCCGGTGGTGTCGTGGCTGTCCGCCGCGGCGCTCGGCGTGCTCTGCTCTGGCATTGCCTATGTCCTGTACTACCGGCTCATCCAGCGCATTGGCGCCTCCCGCGCGGTCACCGTCACCTATCTGGTGCCGCTGTTCGGCGTGGCCTGGGCCTGGCTGTTGCTGGGAGAGCCGCTGACGCTCACGCTGGCGATCGCGGGGACGCTGATCCTGGGCAGCGTGGCGCTCAGCCAGCAGCGGCCCTCCTAA
- a CDS encoding DUF4139 domain-containing protein — protein sequence MLVVPSVLDAVTVHADGALCTRVATLSPENGRWPTQVRIQGLPPGLTPGSLRASLLQGPPGLTVRDIRTGFDVQLPPEVDLPAEHRALEEAQEALARLTTETEQVQKEFEALRKLGPSFLKPKAGEAPREASPTAVLALGAFLDTELAALHVRKLELERRQRDAWAEVELRRRRIQEGSSAVRGQRAVLYRAATLTLSELGSVEGTARLALEYAVKGARWLPGYELRMPRSLDGGTLRMRASLLQHTGEDWTGVKLSLSTAELHRRADVPELKALRIGRRQPPPARSGWREPPPGLDELFAGYDAASSRAPLPPPPPKAQAKPEPPSVSAPPPAPRPGSSRSTGAFPVVSAPPPPPAAAPMRSMARGGGESLRKKRVAKEVMAEPEAPAEMDDALMDMSEEESSLGGFGGAALQQDEAEPLAGLELGGGLLDYGALELGAADQPSRRGKLQPQPTHTQELLALTALHIQVDIAALLLVRQRSGEAGALPPPPPWTVPPRESSPHFDYRYDVEARMDVPSDGHWHTVSVFSAPVGLTAEYLCVPSVEPRVFRSVKVENRTPHALLAGPVDVTLGDEFLMSSPLPTLAPGATQRLGLGVEESLKVSRNTRFDEASGGVFGGATVLTHRVSLEVANRLGRPVTVELRERVPVVPPGEKDIKVEEAEVKPPWRAPTPLPGEVPVEGERAWRVTLQPGEKQTLDASWNVKIPSSKMLQGGNRRT from the coding sequence ATGCTTGTCGTTCCCTCCGTCCTGGACGCGGTCACCGTCCACGCTGACGGTGCGCTGTGTACCCGCGTCGCCACACTCTCCCCGGAGAACGGCCGCTGGCCCACCCAGGTGCGCATTCAGGGCCTGCCCCCGGGGCTTACCCCGGGCTCGCTGCGCGCCTCCCTCCTGCAAGGCCCCCCGGGCCTCACCGTGAGGGACATCCGCACGGGCTTCGACGTGCAGCTCCCCCCCGAGGTGGACCTCCCCGCGGAGCACCGCGCGCTCGAAGAGGCCCAGGAGGCGCTCGCCCGCCTCACCACCGAGACCGAGCAGGTGCAGAAGGAGTTCGAGGCCCTGCGCAAGCTCGGACCCTCCTTCCTGAAGCCCAAGGCCGGGGAGGCGCCGCGCGAAGCCTCCCCCACCGCCGTGCTCGCCCTGGGCGCCTTCCTCGACACGGAGCTGGCGGCCCTGCATGTCCGCAAGCTGGAGCTGGAGCGGCGGCAGCGGGATGCCTGGGCGGAGGTGGAGCTGCGCCGGCGCCGGATCCAGGAGGGCTCCTCCGCGGTGCGCGGCCAGCGGGCGGTGCTGTACCGGGCCGCCACCCTCACCCTCTCGGAGCTGGGGAGCGTGGAGGGCACGGCGCGCCTGGCCCTGGAGTACGCCGTGAAGGGCGCCCGGTGGTTGCCCGGCTACGAGCTGCGCATGCCCCGCTCGCTCGACGGGGGCACGCTGCGCATGCGCGCCTCGCTGCTCCAGCACACGGGCGAGGACTGGACGGGCGTGAAGCTCTCCCTGTCCACCGCGGAGCTGCACCGGCGCGCGGACGTGCCCGAGCTGAAGGCCCTGCGCATCGGCCGGCGCCAGCCGCCCCCGGCCCGCTCGGGCTGGCGCGAGCCGCCCCCGGGCCTGGACGAGCTGTTCGCGGGCTACGACGCCGCGAGCAGCCGCGCGCCGCTGCCTCCCCCACCCCCGAAAGCCCAGGCCAAGCCCGAGCCTCCCAGCGTCAGCGCCCCGCCCCCGGCGCCGCGTCCCGGCTCGAGCAGGTCCACCGGCGCGTTCCCCGTGGTGTCTGCTCCCCCCCCGCCCCCCGCCGCCGCGCCCATGCGGAGCATGGCCCGGGGCGGCGGCGAGAGCCTCCGGAAGAAGCGCGTGGCGAAGGAAGTCATGGCCGAGCCGGAAGCCCCTGCCGAGATGGACGACGCCCTGATGGACATGTCGGAGGAGGAGAGCAGCCTGGGAGGTTTTGGAGGGGCCGCGCTCCAGCAGGACGAGGCCGAGCCCCTCGCGGGCCTCGAGCTGGGCGGCGGCCTGCTGGACTACGGCGCGCTGGAGCTGGGGGCGGCGGACCAGCCCAGCCGCCGGGGCAAGCTGCAACCCCAGCCCACCCACACCCAGGAGCTCCTGGCGCTCACGGCGCTGCACATCCAGGTGGACATCGCCGCGCTGCTCCTCGTGCGCCAGCGCTCCGGAGAGGCGGGCGCGCTCCCGCCCCCGCCGCCCTGGACGGTGCCCCCCCGCGAGTCCTCGCCCCACTTCGACTACCGCTATGACGTGGAGGCGCGGATGGACGTGCCCTCGGACGGGCACTGGCACACCGTGTCCGTGTTCTCGGCGCCGGTGGGCCTCACGGCCGAGTACCTGTGCGTGCCCTCCGTGGAGCCGCGGGTGTTCCGCTCCGTGAAGGTGGAGAACCGCACGCCGCACGCGCTGCTCGCGGGCCCGGTGGACGTGACGCTCGGGGACGAGTTCCTGATGAGCTCGCCCCTGCCCACGCTGGCGCCGGGGGCCACGCAGCGGCTGGGGCTGGGCGTGGAGGAGTCCCTCAAGGTGTCGCGCAACACGCGCTTCGACGAGGCCTCGGGCGGCGTCTTCGGCGGCGCCACGGTGCTCACCCACCGCGTCTCGCTGGAGGTGGCCAACCGGCTGGGCCGGCCGGTGACGGTGGAGCTGCGGGAGCGGGTGCCCGTGGTGCCCCCGGGCGAGAAGGACATCAAGGTGGAGGAGGCCGAGGTGAAGCCCCCCTGGCGCGCGCCCACGCCCCTGCCCGGAGAAGTGCCGGTGGAGGGCGAACGGGCGTGGCGGGTGACGCTGCAGCCCGGAGAGAAGCAGACGCTGGACGCGTCGTGGAACGTCAAGATTCCCTCGAGCAAGATGCTCCAGGGCGGCAACCGGAGGACGTAA
- a CDS encoding mucoidy inhibitor MuiA family protein: MSPPVTLPVVKVTVLEDRALVERRGEVMLPPGPHPLRVEGLSPLAVDRSLQVSLSGGTVIGAHVSRAWKEQPPEGLREHATALGRRIEALEEAVRIAAGDVLRQETRLGVANAARQDVLRAISEEAGAGKAAPDTWREHLALVRAEVTTTEEALRQARKREARVQQELAEVRNAQAQQEQPEQKLLTSARVEVNHPTGGTVTLTVAYLVPCAVWRPAYRATLRPQEGGERVTLECEAVVWQRTEEDWTDVELAFSTARPTLGANPPRLEEDRLFLREKTVQEKQTVEVSIREEALQSTGEGGARRTEEMPGLDDGGEALTLKAPHRVTLPSDGAPHRVPLFQFTAPATSELVGTPEHSPLVHRVARFENAGPSVLLAGPVDLVRTSGYVGRAQLAFAGVGERLKLGFGSEDTLRISRQVETKLDTNRLTGRRVRTHFVKLFLSNTGTHAETLAIEERMPVSEVEAVEVELLKDKARPALPKLNADGIVRFELSAPPRSQQTVDFAYTVSSSAKVAGL; the protein is encoded by the coding sequence GTGAGCCCCCCTGTCACCCTACCCGTCGTCAAGGTCACCGTCCTGGAGGATCGCGCGCTCGTGGAGCGCCGGGGCGAGGTGATGCTCCCCCCGGGCCCACACCCGCTGCGGGTGGAGGGCCTGTCGCCGCTCGCGGTGGACCGGTCGCTCCAGGTGTCCCTCTCCGGGGGAACCGTCATCGGCGCGCACGTGAGCCGGGCCTGGAAGGAGCAGCCCCCGGAAGGCCTGCGCGAGCACGCCACGGCGCTGGGCCGCCGCATCGAGGCGCTGGAGGAGGCGGTGCGGATCGCCGCGGGCGATGTCCTGCGGCAGGAGACGAGGCTCGGCGTGGCGAACGCCGCCCGGCAGGACGTGCTCCGCGCCATCTCGGAGGAGGCGGGCGCCGGGAAGGCCGCGCCGGACACGTGGCGCGAGCACCTGGCGCTGGTGCGGGCCGAAGTAACCACGACGGAGGAGGCCCTGCGCCAGGCGCGCAAGCGGGAGGCGCGGGTCCAGCAGGAGCTGGCCGAAGTGAGGAATGCACAGGCCCAGCAGGAGCAGCCCGAGCAGAAGCTCCTCACCTCGGCCCGGGTGGAGGTGAACCACCCCACGGGCGGCACGGTGACGCTGACGGTGGCGTACCTCGTCCCCTGCGCCGTGTGGCGCCCGGCGTACCGCGCCACGCTGCGGCCCCAGGAGGGCGGCGAGCGCGTGACGCTGGAGTGCGAGGCCGTGGTGTGGCAGCGCACGGAGGAGGACTGGACGGACGTGGAGCTGGCCTTCTCGACGGCGCGCCCCACCCTGGGGGCCAATCCCCCGAGGCTGGAGGAGGACCGGCTGTTCCTGCGGGAGAAGACCGTGCAGGAGAAGCAGACGGTGGAGGTGTCCATCCGCGAGGAGGCCCTCCAGAGCACGGGGGAAGGCGGCGCACGGCGGACCGAGGAGATGCCCGGCCTGGACGACGGCGGCGAGGCGCTGACGCTCAAGGCGCCCCACCGGGTGACGCTGCCCTCGGACGGCGCCCCGCACCGGGTGCCGCTGTTCCAGTTCACCGCCCCGGCCACCTCGGAGCTGGTGGGCACGCCGGAGCACTCGCCGCTGGTGCACCGGGTGGCGCGCTTCGAGAACGCGGGGCCCTCGGTGCTGCTGGCGGGGCCGGTGGACCTGGTGCGCACGAGCGGCTACGTGGGCCGGGCGCAGCTCGCCTTCGCGGGCGTGGGCGAGCGGCTGAAGCTGGGCTTCGGCAGCGAGGACACGCTGCGGATCTCCCGGCAGGTGGAGACGAAGCTGGACACGAACCGGCTGACGGGACGGCGTGTGCGGACCCACTTCGTGAAGCTCTTCCTCTCCAACACGGGCACCCACGCCGAGACGCTCGCCATCGAGGAGCGGATGCCCGTCTCGGAGGTGGAGGCGGTGGAAGTCGAGCTGCTCAAGGACAAGGCCAGGCCAGCCCTTCCCAAGCTGAACGCGGATGGCATTGTCCGGTTCGAGCTCTCCGCGCCGCCCCGCTCCCAGCAGACGGTGGACTTCGCATACACCGTCTCCAGCTCCGCCAAGGTCGCGGGGCTTTAG
- a CDS encoding Imm50 family immunity protein — protein MSTDWIALAARSEFLRRLFPESPPLQGVRILEVGFHEDGSRVMLRFNLNAFPRNPPRKWAHADDNTVQVRLAGLEVEELEMRGWTTLNLADIRLEPSSGSRVVLSARAEGFFLRCSVSSLYIEQVSAYQQVQED, from the coding sequence ATGAGTACCGATTGGATAGCGCTGGCGGCGAGGTCCGAGTTCCTCCGGCGGTTGTTTCCGGAGTCCCCCCCGCTTCAGGGAGTGCGGATCCTCGAGGTGGGGTTCCACGAGGATGGCAGCCGGGTGATGCTTCGCTTCAACCTGAATGCCTTTCCTCGGAACCCTCCCCGGAAGTGGGCGCATGCGGATGACAACACGGTCCAGGTGCGGCTGGCCGGATTGGAGGTCGAGGAACTGGAGATGCGGGGCTGGACAACCCTCAACCTCGCGGACATCCGGCTGGAGCCCTCCAGCGGCAGCCGGGTGGTGCTGAGCGCCCGGGCGGAGGGCTTCTTCCTCCGGTGCTCCGTGTCATCGCTCTATATCGAGCAGGTCTCCGCCTACCAGCAGGTGCAGGAGGACTAA